From the genome of Cytobacillus firmus, one region includes:
- the sstT gene encoding serine/threonine transporter SstT — MKNAISKWNQISLVKRILLGIIAGIVLALTIPKAAGWVSIFGTLFVGALKAVAPVLVFFLVMHAISKHRSGQQTNMKSIIALYGVSTFLAGLVAVVASFIFPVTLSLAPGAEDVTPPGGIAEVLTTLLTNVVDNPVNALINGNYIGILTWAILLGIALRRAADTTKNMLANFSDAISTLVKWVISFAPIGIMGLVFDAIVSNGLSALMDYGKLLFILLGCMFFIALVVNPLIVFLNIRRNPYPLVLRCLRESGITAFFTRSSAANIPVNMSLCEKLGLDEDTYSVSIPLGATINMAGAAVTISVLTLSAVHTLGIQVDFGTALILSVLAAVSAAGASGVAGGSLLLIPLAASLFGIPDDIAMQVVGVGFIIGVLQDSCETALNSSSDVLFTATAEYAKKRKEGKIVKISA; from the coding sequence TCTATCTTCGGTACTTTATTTGTAGGTGCATTAAAAGCAGTAGCACCGGTACTGGTTTTTTTCCTGGTCATGCATGCCATTTCCAAACATAGAAGCGGACAGCAGACAAATATGAAGTCCATTATAGCTCTTTATGGTGTAAGCACCTTTTTAGCAGGACTTGTCGCAGTAGTAGCAAGCTTTATTTTTCCTGTTACCCTTTCACTTGCACCGGGAGCAGAGGATGTAACACCTCCTGGAGGGATAGCAGAAGTTCTTACAACCCTGCTGACTAACGTCGTGGACAACCCGGTCAATGCACTGATCAACGGCAATTATATCGGCATTTTGACTTGGGCAATCCTGCTTGGCATTGCCTTAAGAAGAGCAGCTGATACAACAAAAAACATGCTCGCAAACTTCTCGGATGCCATCTCGACACTAGTAAAATGGGTGATTAGCTTCGCCCCAATCGGAATTATGGGCCTTGTGTTTGATGCGATTGTCAGCAATGGTCTTTCAGCATTGATGGATTACGGCAAGTTACTGTTCATCCTTCTGGGCTGCATGTTCTTTATCGCTCTGGTTGTGAATCCGCTTATCGTATTTTTAAATATTCGCAGAAATCCATATCCGCTTGTACTTAGATGCTTACGAGAAAGCGGAATTACAGCGTTCTTCACACGCAGTTCAGCGGCAAACATTCCTGTAAATATGAGCTTATGCGAAAAGCTCGGACTGGATGAAGATACGTATTCCGTTTCCATCCCATTAGGCGCAACGATTAATATGGCTGGTGCAGCTGTTACAATTTCTGTTTTGACTCTTTCAGCGGTTCACACATTAGGTATTCAAGTGGATTTTGGAACAGCTCTAATCCTTAGCGTGTTAGCAGCAGTCTCTGCCGCAGGTGCTTCAGGTGTTGCAGGCGGATCCCTTCTTCTCATTCCTTTAGCAGCCAGCTTATTCGGAATTCCGGATGACATCGCGATGCAGGTGGTAGGAGTAGGATTCATCATTGGAGTTCTTCAGGATTCATGTGAAACGGCTCTTAACTCTTCATCAGATGTTTTATTTACAGCAACTGCAGAATATGCAAAAAAACGCAAGGAAGGCAAGATTGTGAAAATCAGTGCCTGA